A single region of the Vanessa tameamea isolate UH-Manoa-2023 chromosome 18, ilVanTame1 primary haplotype, whole genome shotgun sequence genome encodes:
- the LOC113401016 gene encoding L-dopachrome tautomerase yellow-f2-like — protein MKAAVILSVFLSVFHNTQSLLPPRFQWKILDYAWEGHAREAALASGAYIPENNMPTGITRWKNKLFITVPRWKKGVPSSLNYIYVNGSQNQPLNPYPSWSEAFVSDKSCCISSNSTVVSTFRIHVDKCDRLWVVDNGVADMTKALKQITAPAIVVFDLNNNRLIHRYVLEEDVLRDSSVLTSIVVDIIGKGCDNTYAYIPDMGSNALIVYSLGGNEAWRVENHYFHFDPHSGVYNVGGVKFYWSDGVSSAVLVPSKKTSSYRDLYFHPTSSTKQFRMSTRLLRDESYGAENSFGVQVLGDRGPMSQATACDYDHSHNVIFYTQLSRNGVSCWNLDRQMTVGNVPLVTSDCTILEFPSDVKIDKDSNLWILSNRQSRFLYGSMDFNQINFRVLTAPVGKIIKGTACERPSTVEKALSFIIRPKSQ, from the exons atgaaaGCTGCTGTTATATTGTCagtatttttatctgtttttcaCAATACACAAAGTTTGTTACCTCCTAGATTTCAATGGAAAATCTTAGACTATGCATGGGAGGGGCATGCCCGAGAAGCCGCATTAGCTTCAGGCGCTTATATTCCTGAGAATAATATGCCTACAGGAATAACAAgatggaaaaataaattgttcattaCGGTACCTCGATGGAAAAAAG gaGTACCATCATCCCTGAACTACATTTACGTAAATGGAAGTCAAAACCAGCCGTTGAACCCTTACCCAAGTTGGAGCGAAGCGTTTGTATCAGATAAAAGTTGCTGCATAAGTTCTAATAGTACTGTCGTGTCCACTTTTCGCATTCACGTGGATAAATGTGATCGATTGTGGGTAGTTGATAATGGCGTCGCTGATATGACAA agGCGTTGAAACAAATAACTGCGCCAGCCATTGTCgtgtttgatttaaataataacagacTGATACACCGCTATGTGTTGGAAGAGGACGTTTTAAGAGATTCGTCGGTTTTAACGAGTATT GTTGTCGATATTATTGGCAAGGGTTGTGACAATACTTACGCGTATATCCCCGATATGGGTTCCAATGCGTTAATAGTGTACAGTTTGGGAGGAAACGAAGCGTGGCGGGTGGAAAATCATTACTTTCATTTCGACCCCCACTCGGGCGTGTATAACGTGGGCGGGGTTAAGTTCTACTGGAGTGATGGAGTATCTTCAGCGGTTTTGGTACCATCGAAGAAAACTTCTAG TTACCGAGACTTGTATTTTCATCCTACGTCGAGTACAAAACAATTTCGTATGTCAACGAGGCTGTTGAGAGATGAAAGCTACGGCGCTGAGAACAGCTTTGGAGTCCAA GTGTTGGGCGACAGAGGGCCCATGTCTCAAGCGACGGCTTGCGACTACGACCATTCTcacaatgttatattttatactcag TTGAGCAGGAACGGCGTGAGTTGTTGGAACTTGGACAGACAGATGACCGTAGGCAACGTTCCACTCGTTACAAGTGATTGTACGATATTGGAATTTCCGAGCGATGTCAAG atTGACAAAGATTCTAATCTATGGATTCTAAGTAATAGACAATCGCGTTTCCTCTATGGCTCTAtggattttaatcaaattaacttTAGAGTATTAACTGCTCCGGTGGGGAAGATTATAAAAGGCACAGCATGTGAAAGGCCATCTACAGTGGAGAAAGCTCTGAGTTTCATTATAAGACCAAaatctcaataa